TTCTTCTTTAGTAGGTACGGAAGGAGATTCTGAAAATCCAGATATTCCGACTCCAGATGATATTATTCCAACTTGTGCGAATTCAACTTTGAAAACAAAAATCATCGATATTTCATACAGCTCAATCAATGACTGTAAATGGAGTAATTCTAGTTTGGGCAATTTAGGAAAAGTGAACGGTAAAATGCAAGCTCGTCATGAAGAATCCATCGATCTTGCAATTCCAGCTGGAGCAACTCTTTGTGATATGGAGTTGGATTTTCCAGAACAACCTTTCACATACGATGACCATGTGATCTTAACTCTAAATAATAGAATCGTCATGAACACGGGCAGTGATATGCACAAATACCTTACTCAAGACGGATCAGGATACATCTATGACTGGTCAAAGCTTGTGGGAAAAACTCAAGATGTGGGCGGAACGCATCTCTACTGCAATGGTGGATCGACTTGTAGTGTTCCAAATACAGAGCAAAATGGACAAATTCTTGTAGATATTCCCAAGAATACGATTCAACAAATTGTTACAATGGCACCACAATCAGTGAACCAAATTAAAATGATCACGACGGGTGATGATGATATTGGAGACTGTAACCACAGCGCGATTTCGTTCCAAGTAAGAGCGACCTACGTCGAGTAGGCTGCTGGAAATTAGTCTAGTATTTTCAATCGGTTATCCGCCATAGCTAACCGAAAACTTTATGTACAGGTGTCACATTTTTGGACCCTCAACTCGAAATAAATTCATCTAGGACGGCACAAACTTCGCAGTATTAGTTAGTAAATAAGAGTGGGGAGCCTATGAACAAAAATAACGGTACTACAGATCAGTCTAGCCAAAAAACTGAAAAGAATGTAAACAAAGTTATAAGACTTAAAACGCCAGGTACTAGGAGAGTACAGATGAAGCTAGAACTCAATGAGAAGAAGGCAGCCTTAACCGCATCCATTTTGTCGGTTGTTGCTCTTGCCACGTTCTTCAATCAGAAGATTGTGTCTCATTTTGATTCATCTAAGAGTTCAAGAACAATTGCCTCTATGAACGAACAAGCGGAATTTGAATTCCAATGGCAAAAAGATTTGGCTCTAAAACTTTCTGAAAAATCAAATCGTAAAGTGGCAAGCTACGGCGAGCAACCTTCGAAGCTTGACCAAATCCGTTTTGGAATACTCGAAGGAAAATACGCCTTTAGCTTTGATAACGAAAGAATTTCTGAAATCAAATTTCAAGAAACAGATTCCGCAGATCGCCCAAAGTACATTCCAAATGTAGAAAACTTTTTGATCGAAAATAAAGACGTTTTAGTTCCAAATGTGTCTCTGGTTAAAACAATTGAGTCAAAAGCTCAAGGTGAAGACAACGAGCAGACTTTAGAGCTCTTTGATGCTTCCAACAAAACCCTAGGCCGTGTGACTTATATTTCTGACAAATCCGGAAGACTCCGCTCAATGAAATTCCCAGCAATACAATAGTCTAGCTGGATCGACCGTTCATTTTTAGACTCAAAACCTATTGGATTTTTGCCGAAAAAGTAGGATGAAGAATTCCTATTTGACTCGTAGATTTGAAGAATCCTTTAAGAAAAATATCGAAGATCTGCCCTTGGCTTACGTGTGGGACAGGCTAGCAGCCTTTGTGGTGGACCTTATTATTGTGAGCTTTGTGGCGAACATCTTTTTGTCGCCCTTCAAAAAGAAAGTCCAAGCGGCAATTCTAAATGAGCACGATGGTGTGATCAATCTTTACGTATGCTGCATCATCTTGGGCGCTTCAGCGATATTTATTTTGTATCACACAGTTAGCATTTTCTTGTTCAAGAAAACCCTTGGTAAAAAAATATTCAATCTTGAGATAGCTCCGATTGTCCACGGGCAGCCATTTACAATTATGAATTCTTTGGTGAGAGCAATCTCGCTTTATTTTTCTATTCTACTTTTCTTTTTCCCACTTCTCGAAGTTTTCTCAAATCGCTTACGTCGTCCGATGCACGATCGTCTTGCAGATTCTTATGTGAAGGGGATTGCAAAAGTGGGACAATCTCCATCGATTGTTGAAAGACTATGGGTGAGATTAATATATGTGATTGTTGTGGCTAACCTTGGTGTTGTTGCGGCTGCGCAATTTTTCTTTTTCAGACAAGACATTGAGAATTTAAGCGAGTTTGTGACTCAGCCAGAATATCTTTGTGATGCTGTAACGGAGGCTAAGGAAGACTGGCCAAAGACAGATAAAGTCTCAAGACTTGATATTGCGCTCACGCTTTATGGTACGGACAATGTGAGTGAGGAGTGCCTTGAAAAAGAGGCTCAAAGAGCAATCAGTTATGGTGAAGAGTTAGATAAGGCTTATTTAGCGAAAGCTTTTGTTTACGAACATGATACAAAATTCTCAGACAAATATCTTAAAAAGGTTTGCGAATTGGATTCCAAAGGTGATGCGTGTTTACTCACAAATATCATTACAGCGTGGTCAGAGAAAGATTGGAAGAGTGCTGATATTATCTTAGAGAGCCAGAAATTTAAAAGCCC
The nucleotide sequence above comes from Bdellovibrionota bacterium. Encoded proteins:
- a CDS encoding RDD family protein, producing the protein MKNSYLTRRFEESFKKNIEDLPLAYVWDRLAAFVVDLIIVSFVANIFLSPFKKKVQAAILNEHDGVINLYVCCIILGASAIFILYHTVSIFLFKKTLGKKIFNLEIAPIVHGQPFTIMNSLVRAISLYFSILLFFFPLLEVFSNRLRRPMHDRLADSYVKGIAKVGQSPSIVERLWVRLIYVIVVANLGVVAAAQFFFFRQDIENLSEFVTQPEYLCDAVTEAKEDWPKTDKVSRLDIALTLYGTDNVSEECLEKEAQRAISYGEELDKAYLAKAFVYEHDTKFSDKYLKKVCELDSKGDACLLTNIITAWSEKDWKSADIILESQKFKSPFMKVWAIKHYDKTQKYDQLLALMDSLWPNKSLNDFIGKYKTLTLWKVDKTAESKELFQSTYGYLPESKKTSFLSDVCNLEIERGCSTEEFNGCKLLVNKMKTESSEYIQEETLLTYIKTNKCGMINVDDIISEFKIVIDDPRIQMYLAAVKAQNMGKNTVAEQIYKNILKGSSASSFLSYEVRSNLIETAAGDKDLTEQMHWWLTTDAAGSYHQQLGVKFLKALSEKKKWEMAEPVAQKLLSSSFKSKEQSELMAVAFYNLKKYSVAKKIIQSLENAMKKNDQYRAIASQGDFEEVRKELLNLSNEEAK